One genomic window of Agrobacterium vitis includes the following:
- a CDS encoding nucleotidyl transferase AbiEii/AbiGii toxin family protein — MARDRYMRQVELLVRTLPYIARQDVFALKGGTAINLFYRDMPRLSVDIDLTYLPIEDRETTLTGIDAALDRIRDDLLKNLRGVDVQRIAGGGNNDTRVLVRQGTTEIKIETSPVARGTVHPPALRTVTDGVAEAFGFAEMQVVSFEDLFGGKLHAAVDRQHPRDLFDVKLLYDNEGLTDALFRTFLIYVASSGRPPHELIRPSLSAIEEAFVKEFEGMTIEPVSLIELKDARARLTDDLRARLDDKAMRFLLTLHDTEPDFDAIGLPQAAALPAVRWKLLNLAKLKQQNPEKHAMQRGEIENMFA, encoded by the coding sequence ATGGCGCGTGATCGCTATATGCGGCAGGTCGAGCTGCTCGTTAGGACGTTGCCCTACATCGCTCGGCAGGATGTCTTCGCCCTCAAGGGGGGAACGGCCATCAACCTGTTCTACAGGGATATGCCCCGCCTCTCGGTCGATATCGACCTCACCTACCTTCCCATTGAGGATCGGGAAACGACGCTCACCGGTATCGACGCCGCACTTGACCGCATTCGTGACGACCTGCTGAAAAATCTTCGCGGCGTCGACGTCCAGCGTATCGCCGGGGGCGGCAACAATGACACGCGGGTGCTCGTCCGGCAGGGCACCACTGAAATCAAGATCGAGACCTCGCCGGTCGCGCGTGGAACTGTGCATCCTCCGGCACTGCGGACGGTCACGGATGGCGTGGCCGAGGCGTTCGGCTTTGCCGAAATGCAGGTCGTGTCCTTCGAGGATCTGTTCGGAGGCAAGCTTCATGCCGCCGTGGACCGCCAGCATCCGCGCGACCTCTTCGACGTGAAGCTGCTCTATGATAATGAAGGCCTCACCGATGCGTTGTTTCGGACCTTCCTGATCTACGTCGCAAGCTCCGGCCGCCCCCCGCATGAGCTGATCAGGCCGTCATTGTCCGCAATCGAAGAAGCCTTCGTGAAAGAATTCGAAGGCATGACCATCGAGCCTGTCAGCCTGATCGAACTGAAAGACGCACGAGCCCGGCTGACAGATGACCTTCGAGCCCGCCTCGATGATAAAGCGATGCGGTTCCTGCTTACTCTCCATGATACGGAGCCGGATTTCGACGCCATCGGGTTGCCACAGGCAGCGGCACTACCGGCAGTACGGTGGAAATTGCTCAATTTAGCAAAGCTGAAGCAGCAGAACCCCGAAAAACACGCCATGCAGCGTGGGGAGATTGAGAATATGTTTGCTTGA
- a CDS encoding type IV toxin-antitoxin system AbiEi family antitoxin domain-containing protein, which produces MNEHPTPKLKHLIQSVPPGFLIDSAWTARHAISRQSVSAYIKQGWLERIATGVYRRPFSARETAQAVTGWKIPLLSAQWIMGHAFHVGGVTALGLRGHSHYLQLGGDTRVYLYGSDIPDWLLTVTTDARFVRRGHGLFPDENNGVEDSEFSLSDTPDEELAMSPWRWPIKMSSAERAILEILDELPKNESFHNIDMVFEGMVNLRPKMLTTLLTQCRSVKVKRLFFVYADKHAHAWLKHIDKSQIDMGRGDRALTPGGRLHPIYRVTVPAHLLPKEIIDGA; this is translated from the coding sequence ATGAATGAACATCCAACGCCCAAGCTAAAGCACCTCATCCAATCGGTTCCGCCGGGCTTCCTCATCGATTCGGCTTGGACGGCACGCCATGCGATCTCACGACAATCCGTATCGGCGTATATCAAGCAGGGTTGGCTTGAGCGGATCGCGACAGGCGTCTACCGACGACCATTTTCGGCAAGAGAAACGGCGCAAGCCGTCACGGGCTGGAAAATTCCCCTGTTATCCGCGCAATGGATCATGGGGCATGCATTCCACGTTGGAGGTGTGACCGCACTTGGATTGCGCGGCCATTCCCACTACCTGCAGCTCGGCGGCGATACACGCGTCTATCTCTATGGCTCGGATATCCCTGACTGGCTACTGACAGTGACAACCGATGCCAGGTTCGTCCGGCGAGGTCATGGACTGTTCCCCGACGAGAACAACGGCGTCGAGGACAGCGAATTCAGCCTCTCCGATACTCCAGATGAGGAGCTGGCCATGAGCCCGTGGCGCTGGCCTATCAAAATGTCGTCGGCAGAGCGGGCGATACTGGAGATTCTCGATGAACTTCCGAAGAACGAGAGCTTTCACAACATCGACATGGTGTTTGAGGGAATGGTCAATCTGCGCCCGAAAATGTTGACGACGCTGTTGACCCAGTGCCGCAGTGTAAAGGTGAAACGCCTTTTCTTCGTCTATGCCGACAAGCACGCGCATGCGTGGCTCAAGCATATCGACAAATCGCAGATCGATATGGGACGCGGCGATCGGGCACTTACCCCAGGCGGCCGGCTTCACCCCATTTATCGCGTAACGGTCCCTGCACACCTGTTGCCAAAGGAGATTATCGATGGCGCGTGA
- a CDS encoding DUF1127 domain-containing protein, with amino-acid sequence MNVARSFNNWRKYRQTVTELGRMSSRELQDLGINRADIHSVARQSVAR; translated from the coding sequence ATGAACGTGGCACGCTCCTTCAACAACTGGCGCAAGTACCGTCAGACCGTTACCGAACTCGGCCGCATGAGCTCGCGCGAACTGCAGGACCTCGGTATCAATCGTGCCGACATCCACAGCGTTGCCCGCCAGTCGGTCGCCCGCTAA
- a CDS encoding 3'-5' exonuclease produces MVTRGASKSPNTTKHATPMSEEDMVRHLSETGRYRILQKLMPRAIAPFARPAYPLKGIILDTETTGLDARKDEIIEIGAIAFTFDAAGSIGDVTGIYGGLQQPSISIPPEITKLTGITDDMVVGQSIDMAALQALIEPADLLIAHNAGFDRPFCEAFSHLFSGKAWACSNSEIDWSSRGYEGTKLGYLIGQAGYFHDGHRAIDDCFALLEVLARAMDGSASTAFAELYEASQRSRVRIFAENSPFDMKDHLKARGYRWSDGSDGRPKSWWIEVGEEALDDELRYLRVEIYRYPDADPPIKRLTAFDRFRA; encoded by the coding sequence ATGGTCACGCGTGGTGCCTCCAAATCGCCAAACACGACAAAGCATGCCACCCCCATGAGCGAAGAGGACATGGTCCGACATTTGTCGGAGACAGGTCGATATCGGATCCTGCAGAAACTTATGCCGCGTGCAATCGCACCATTCGCCCGGCCAGCGTACCCCCTCAAGGGCATCATTCTCGACACTGAGACCACGGGCCTCGATGCTCGCAAGGATGAGATCATCGAGATTGGCGCGATCGCTTTTACCTTCGATGCGGCAGGAAGTATCGGTGACGTGACTGGTATCTACGGTGGGCTTCAGCAGCCAAGTATTTCCATTCCCCCTGAAATCACCAAGCTCACCGGGATCACCGACGATATGGTCGTCGGGCAATCGATCGATATGGCCGCTTTACAGGCGCTGATTGAACCCGCTGATCTGCTGATCGCCCACAATGCAGGCTTCGACAGGCCATTCTGCGAGGCATTTTCTCACCTGTTTTCCGGCAAGGCCTGGGCTTGCTCCAACTCCGAGATCGACTGGTCGTCGCGGGGCTATGAAGGCACCAAGCTAGGTTACCTGATCGGGCAGGCTGGCTACTTCCATGATGGTCATCGTGCGATCGACGATTGCTTTGCACTTCTGGAGGTCCTGGCTCGCGCGATGGATGGATCGGCTTCCACCGCTTTTGCGGAACTCTATGAAGCAAGCCAAAGGTCGCGGGTCCGGATCTTTGCGGAGAACAGCCCGTTCGACATGAAGGACCACCTGAAGGCGCGAGGCTATCGCTGGTCCGACGGAAGCGACGGCCGTCCCAAATCCTGGTGGATCGAGGTTGGGGAAGAGGCGCTCGATGACGAGCTCCGCTATCTCAGGGTCGAAATCTACCGTTATCCCGATGCAGATCCACCCATCAAACGCCTCACCGCCTTCGACCGTTTCCGGGCTTGA
- a CDS encoding type II toxin-antitoxin system HipA family toxin, which translates to MTRVLDVYFRDTKAGVLARLDDGLLTFAYDGAYLLNQRSRAISFSMPLQEEPFGDQVVRPFFSGLLPDEGARQRLAGALGLSAGNAFGLLEVIGGECAGALSLYPTGTAPEPSGQSQAETLTPERLDEILSRLRTRPLLGGDEGIRLSLAGAQDKLAVIVDGDSIALARDGRPTTHILKPVIQALEGTVENEYFCMRLAARLKLPVPHVEIRLSGATAFLLVERYDRTKAADGIIERLHQEDFCQALSVPPELKYETEGGPGTERALGLIDKACARPVADRLQFIRMLIFHYLVGNADAHGKNYALLYGSDEPDLAPIYDVVCTAVYPRLSKRLAMKIGGRDVPDTIQLKHWATLVPETKSSQRILVRDLAQMAERIVSEADILLAELAYEGINHPILSAIRKVISSRAGLLQRAAEQVS; encoded by the coding sequence ATGACCCGCGTATTAGACGTCTATTTTCGCGACACCAAGGCCGGCGTGCTCGCCCGGCTTGACGACGGCCTGCTGACTTTCGCCTATGATGGCGCGTACCTCCTGAACCAAAGATCGCGGGCGATATCCTTCTCAATGCCCCTGCAAGAGGAACCATTTGGTGACCAGGTGGTGCGCCCTTTTTTCTCCGGGCTGTTGCCGGACGAGGGCGCACGGCAACGGCTTGCTGGGGCGCTAGGCCTTTCGGCAGGCAACGCTTTTGGACTGTTGGAAGTTATCGGTGGCGAATGTGCAGGGGCCTTGTCACTCTACCCCACTGGTACTGCGCCCGAACCTTCCGGCCAGTCCCAAGCGGAAACTCTCACTCCGGAACGTCTGGATGAAATTCTCAGCAGGCTGCGGACACGGCCTTTGCTTGGTGGAGACGAAGGCATTCGCCTATCGCTCGCCGGCGCGCAGGACAAACTGGCGGTCATTGTCGATGGAGATTCCATTGCCTTGGCGAGAGATGGTCGACCAACGACCCATATCTTGAAACCAGTCATCCAGGCGTTGGAAGGCACGGTGGAGAATGAGTATTTTTGTATGCGCCTTGCTGCCCGCCTCAAGCTACCGGTACCCCATGTCGAGATACGCCTTAGTGGAGCCACTGCTTTTCTCCTGGTGGAACGCTATGATCGGACGAAGGCTGCAGATGGCATCATCGAGCGCCTGCATCAGGAGGACTTCTGCCAGGCCCTTAGCGTACCGCCGGAGTTGAAGTATGAGACTGAGGGCGGACCGGGAACAGAACGGGCTCTCGGGCTAATCGACAAGGCCTGCGCTAGACCTGTCGCGGATCGGTTGCAGTTCATCCGCATGCTGATCTTCCATTATCTCGTCGGCAACGCCGATGCCCACGGCAAGAACTACGCCCTGCTTTATGGCTCCGATGAACCGGATCTCGCACCGATCTACGATGTCGTTTGCACGGCCGTTTATCCTCGCTTGTCAAAGAGGCTCGCCATGAAGATTGGCGGCCGCGATGTGCCCGACACGATCCAGCTGAAGCATTGGGCGACACTTGTGCCGGAAACCAAATCTTCTCAGCGCATCCTTGTTCGCGACCTTGCCCAAATGGCGGAACGGATTGTGAGCGAGGCTGATATCCTTCTTGCAGAGTTGGCATACGAGGGGATCAATCATCCCATCCTGAGCGCAATTCGCAAGGTCATCTCAAGTCGGGCTGGTTTGCTACAGAGAGCCGCGGAGCAGGTGTCTTAA
- a CDS encoding DUF982 domain-containing protein yields MNLIQYVTALMICDAVLSGGEDDTPEHAREAFIEAAYEAGLSILDESDGPDF; encoded by the coding sequence ATGAATTTGATCCAATATGTGACCGCGCTGATGATCTGCGATGCTGTCCTGAGTGGTGGTGAGGACGATACGCCGGAACATGCGCGGGAAGCCTTCATTGAGGCGGCATATGAGGCCGGATTATCGATTCTCGACGAGAGCGACGGGCCAGATTTCTAA
- a CDS encoding metallophosphoesterase, whose product MIPTESLPSTVYAIADVHGRADLLEAMLGYIAAHANNHQSKPVVIFLGDLIDRGPHSPKVLDQVCLTLDLYPGSRLILGNHDFYLRELLRGALTYEDAVNWMDWGGVATVSAYSSRPVPDFENIAADIRRVFPHHVNLLENAHTFMEMGRFCFVHAGIRPGILLAKQDEYDLRWIRAGFLDHMDVLDHVVLHGHTITKSLRPEVYSNRIALDTGAYRTGRLSAAVIRHDELLHFVCTELTESGSIEVGEWRPD is encoded by the coding sequence GTGATACCGACCGAGAGCTTACCATCCACCGTCTATGCCATTGCCGACGTCCATGGACGCGCCGATCTTCTCGAAGCCATGCTTGGATACATTGCCGCCCATGCGAATAATCATCAATCTAAGCCAGTCGTGATCTTTCTGGGCGATCTGATCGATCGCGGCCCTCACAGTCCGAAGGTACTCGATCAGGTCTGCTTGACACTCGATCTCTATCCGGGCTCCCGGCTCATTCTCGGCAATCATGATTTTTACCTGCGTGAGCTCCTTCGCGGTGCTCTCACCTATGAGGACGCTGTCAATTGGATGGACTGGGGAGGCGTCGCGACAGTGAGTGCATATTCCAGTCGTCCGGTGCCAGATTTTGAGAATATCGCCGCCGATATCCGCCGCGTCTTCCCACATCATGTGAACTTGCTCGAAAACGCGCACACGTTCATGGAAATGGGCCGCTTCTGTTTTGTTCACGCTGGAATACGTCCCGGCATTCTGCTCGCAAAACAGGACGAATACGACTTGCGCTGGATCAGGGCCGGTTTTCTCGACCACATGGACGTCCTTGACCACGTCGTTTTACATGGTCACACGATCACAAAGTCGCTGCGGCCCGAAGTTTACTCAAATCGCATAGCACTGGATACCGGAGCGTATCGGACTGGCCGGCTGAGCGCCGCCGTTATCAGGCACGATGAGCTTTTACACTTCGTATGTACCGAACTGACCGAGAGCGGTTCCATCGAGGTCGGCGAGTGGCGGCCCGACTAA
- a CDS encoding TylF/MycF/NovP-related O-methyltransferase, with translation MIGDPQRGVALSFLFDRELSVQFFHRLHIVKQHYLISSRLISPHTTEEMLTFIRAILTIPHDREGCIVEAGSYKGSSSAKFSIAAKLVGRTLVICDSFQGLPASEEEHGMSIENRAVIFNEGDFAGSLDEVRANIARYGALDACDFVEGWYDESLVGWNREIAAMYIDIDLAASTRTCLTYLYPWLQPGAPLFSQDGHLPLVLNVFEDMSFWQETFGEPAPHVEGIWRKKLICIVRPTTAERAG, from the coding sequence ATGATTGGCGATCCCCAACGGGGGGTAGCGTTATCCTTCTTATTCGATCGGGAGCTGTCTGTACAATTCTTCCACCGCCTCCATATCGTGAAGCAGCATTATCTCATCTCCTCACGGCTCATAAGTCCACATACGACCGAGGAAATGTTGACGTTTATTCGTGCAATTTTGACAATTCCACACGACCGAGAAGGATGCATAGTCGAAGCGGGTAGCTATAAAGGATCGAGCAGTGCGAAATTTAGCATTGCGGCAAAGTTGGTCGGGCGCACGCTCGTTATTTGCGACTCATTCCAAGGCCTTCCTGCCTCGGAGGAAGAACATGGAATGAGTATCGAGAACCGGGCAGTGATCTTTAATGAAGGAGACTTTGCCGGTTCTCTTGATGAAGTGCGCGCCAACATAGCCCGCTATGGGGCGCTTGATGCTTGCGATTTCGTTGAGGGTTGGTACGATGAATCTCTCGTGGGCTGGAACCGGGAGATTGCCGCGATGTATATTGATATTGACCTTGCCGCCTCAACCCGGACTTGCCTCACATATCTTTATCCTTGGCTACAACCTGGTGCTCCACTTTTTTCACAGGACGGGCATTTGCCGCTTGTCTTAAATGTGTTCGAGGACATGTCTTTCTGGCAAGAGACCTTCGGCGAACCAGCGCCTCATGTGGAGGGAATATGGAGAAAGAAATTGATTTGTATCGTGAGACCAACAACCGCTGAAAGGGCGGGTTAG
- a CDS encoding radical SAM protein: MIDLETIRATNAFSLSEGPPRIALVHHGFRSTQLAAHDKRSSRFSARYPSLGLLNIARSAQVDFEEGRLAFEPEFRYFDEDCYEDDEALLSKMLAWLDTAPARFLMVGLYSLAFDRTASMLRKVNGDRYCIVVGGAHPTVAPNVDFAHLVVRGEGAAAVRHILSTFMTDGFGEGPDAAGICYLQNGIEHIGRTVFDRSLEKLPAPAFRYDLSREETGTAKERWWKSLGHNQQIYICTQSCRARCTFCSTYLIHGKLVSRPVDKIAGDMDYIINDLGHDALQFHDDDILQHEEFDELLHLLQSKSIQWSCNARSEFITPELASRLYAAGCRRVFLGAESFDQRSLDYYRKETTVDMNRQAVRALDVAGIGVVCGYIIGAPHDTVDSLLRDFDEVLSLPIYFLAAAILTPDIGTVEFGRAAQRFPELKALGDEPRLNVRPRPDLYGSKAPYGLPTVAEAISKDDLNDLYGMINCAFFLRWDAWARIERYTPPHLVNEALAWRTFHESRALELVQQARLSVVRDRMQALLEVL, encoded by the coding sequence ATGATTGATCTGGAAACCATACGCGCGACGAATGCATTCTCCCTAAGTGAGGGTCCACCGCGAATAGCGCTCGTTCATCATGGCTTTCGATCGACGCAATTAGCGGCTCACGACAAGCGGTCCAGTCGCTTCTCTGCACGCTATCCGTCCCTTGGGTTGCTTAATATTGCGAGGTCGGCGCAGGTCGACTTCGAGGAAGGTCGCTTGGCCTTCGAGCCAGAGTTTCGCTACTTTGATGAGGACTGTTACGAAGACGACGAAGCACTTCTGTCGAAGATGCTTGCTTGGCTCGACACTGCTCCTGCACGATTCCTAATGGTCGGGCTTTATTCCCTTGCTTTCGACCGAACTGCGTCGATGTTAAGAAAGGTCAATGGAGACCGGTATTGCATCGTCGTCGGCGGAGCTCATCCAACAGTCGCACCAAACGTTGATTTTGCCCACCTTGTCGTCCGGGGGGAAGGTGCCGCCGCGGTTCGGCACATTCTCAGTACATTCATGACGGACGGTTTCGGAGAAGGACCGGACGCAGCAGGTATATGCTATCTTCAAAATGGGATCGAGCATATTGGGCGAACCGTCTTTGATCGTTCACTTGAAAAGCTTCCCGCGCCAGCCTTTCGATACGATCTCAGTCGTGAAGAAACGGGCACCGCCAAGGAAAGATGGTGGAAATCACTCGGACATAATCAGCAGATCTATATTTGCACCCAGAGTTGCCGAGCACGTTGTACATTTTGCTCAACTTACTTAATCCACGGGAAGCTCGTCTCTCGACCAGTTGACAAGATAGCGGGCGACATGGATTACATAATAAACGACCTTGGACACGATGCCTTACAGTTCCATGATGATGATATACTGCAGCATGAAGAGTTTGACGAATTACTTCATTTACTACAGTCTAAGTCGATACAGTGGAGTTGCAATGCACGATCAGAATTTATTACGCCCGAGCTAGCAAGTCGGCTCTACGCAGCAGGGTGTCGCCGCGTCTTTCTCGGAGCGGAATCTTTTGACCAGCGCAGCCTCGACTATTATCGTAAAGAAACCACGGTAGACATGAACCGACAAGCGGTGCGCGCTTTGGATGTCGCTGGTATAGGCGTTGTTTGCGGTTACATCATTGGCGCACCCCACGATACGGTTGATTCGCTCCTGCGGGATTTCGACGAGGTTCTGTCGCTACCGATCTATTTCCTCGCAGCAGCCATTCTTACACCAGATATTGGGACAGTCGAGTTTGGTCGTGCAGCCCAACGGTTCCCAGAATTAAAGGCACTTGGTGACGAGCCACGGTTAAATGTCCGACCTCGGCCGGACCTATATGGCAGCAAAGCACCATATGGGCTTCCCACCGTAGCAGAAGCGATTTCAAAAGACGATTTGAACGACCTTTATGGTATGATAAATTGTGCGTTCTTCCTACGTTGGGATGCATGGGCCCGTATCGAACGCTATACACCACCCCATCTTGTTAATGAAGCACTAGCTTGGCGCACATTTCACGAGAGCCGTGCGCTTGAACTTGTCCAACAGGCTCGCCTGTCTGTTGTTCGCGACCGAATGCAAGCGCTGCTAGAGGTATTATGA
- a CDS encoding helix-turn-helix domain-containing protein produces MENIKDTKSLGILIRQERKQQGLTQEQLAGVIGVGVRFLRELEAGKESCQIGRAMQVLAGLGLIVSVGRRQSLRS; encoded by the coding sequence ATGGAAAACATCAAAGATACAAAAAGCCTCGGCATTTTGATCCGTCAGGAGCGCAAACAGCAAGGGTTAACCCAGGAGCAACTCGCCGGGGTGATTGGCGTGGGCGTACGTTTTCTGCGTGAACTCGAGGCCGGCAAAGAGAGCTGCCAGATTGGCCGTGCGATGCAAGTCTTGGCCGGTCTTGGCCTTATTGTTTCGGTCGGGCGTCGCCAGAGTTTGCGATCATGA
- a CDS encoding TauD/TfdA family dioxygenase, translating to MPALRAFVSALGLSTMRIDKLHPREAMAARPNSLSANHGKGRFPPHTDFAFLPLPPRYIALFCPVSRPGATTLFSGDRLRAAATDSGTFRITTSAKSYFASFANISRHGKFYRYNSDLMKPLDPKARRLSEVISDAQPDHFVDWEKISWVIFDNWGMLHGRQAMSETTGWLWRLALEKHA from the coding sequence ATGCCCGCGCTGCGCGCGTTCGTATCGGCCTTGGGGCTTTCGACGATGCGAATAGATAAGCTTCACCCCCGCGAAGCGATGGCTGCGCGACCCAACAGCCTATCCGCCAATCACGGGAAAGGCCGGTTCCCGCCTCATACAGATTTTGCCTTCCTGCCCTTGCCTCCCCGATACATCGCTCTGTTCTGCCCCGTTTCGCGGCCAGGCGCCACGACGCTGTTTTCCGGCGACCGCTTGCGGGCCGCCGCAACGGATTCCGGCACCTTTCGGATTACGACAAGCGCAAAGTCTTACTTCGCCAGTTTCGCCAATATTAGCCGCCACGGTAAATTCTACCGCTATAACTCTGACCTGATGAAGCCCCTTGACCCGAAAGCCAGGCGGCTCTCCGAGGTGATCAGCGATGCACAGCCCGATCACTTTGTGGACTGGGAGAAAATTTCGTGGGTGATTTTCGACAACTGGGGCATGTTGCACGGGCGGCAGGCCATGTCGGAGACCACCGGCTGGCTGTGGCGCCTGGCATTGGAAAAGCACGCATGA
- a CDS encoding phytanoyl-CoA dioxygenase family protein, with translation MEAAFTGELLHHFEEQGYAIVRGVLDPEKDIKPVVDEYGALADQLAKTYIETGKIISYERPAAPIDRLLELMKKTKGRCFQALDITLPAEDKIRHDTPIHLGPEVFGLLRNERLLDAIEYFIGGEIYCVPVQHMRIKPPEKEMSNDVQVHTKTLTARTYWHQDLVVVTEDADQTKMLGVWFSLNEATEENGCLVVVPGSHKEGLVQHCNQPGKQGIPDALVGENQIALPVKPGDVIFLHPLIKHSSLANLSKSGRWSFDLRYCPTGQPTGRKWFPGFVARSRKNRDDEMRDPEVWANIWRDARAALADVPRPDFHHSSAPNHPLCA, from the coding sequence ATGGAAGCTGCATTCACCGGAGAACTCTTGCACCATTTCGAAGAACAAGGATACGCGATTGTCCGCGGCGTATTGGATCCAGAAAAGGATATCAAACCGGTTGTTGACGAATATGGTGCGCTAGCGGATCAGCTGGCTAAGACCTACATAGAGACTGGGAAAATAATTTCTTACGAACGTCCAGCAGCTCCGATAGACAGACTACTCGAATTGATGAAGAAAACAAAAGGCAGATGCTTCCAGGCGTTAGATATTACACTTCCAGCCGAGGACAAGATACGTCACGATACACCAATTCATCTTGGGCCAGAAGTGTTCGGTCTTTTGCGTAACGAACGTCTGCTTGATGCTATCGAGTACTTTATTGGTGGAGAGATTTATTGTGTGCCCGTTCAGCACATGAGGATCAAGCCACCGGAAAAGGAAATGTCTAATGACGTACAGGTCCATACTAAAACGTTGACGGCGAGGACTTATTGGCATCAGGATCTTGTCGTCGTGACAGAAGACGCTGATCAGACGAAAATGCTCGGCGTATGGTTCTCGCTTAATGAAGCAACCGAGGAGAACGGCTGTTTGGTAGTCGTTCCAGGAAGCCATAAAGAGGGCCTTGTTCAGCATTGCAACCAACCAGGCAAACAAGGGATTCCAGACGCATTAGTGGGAGAAAACCAGATCGCGTTACCGGTCAAGCCTGGTGACGTGATATTTCTGCATCCGCTTATCAAACATTCGTCCCTTGCTAATCTAAGTAAAAGTGGGCGATGGAGCTTCGATCTACGATATTGTCCCACTGGCCAGCCAACGGGACGTAAATGGTTCCCGGGTTTCGTTGCACGAAGCCGCAAGAATCGTGACGACGAGATGCGGGATCCCGAAGTGTGGGCGAATATTTGGCGAGACGCACGCGCGGCATTAGCCGACGTACCGCGCCCAGATTTCCACCACTCTTCTGCACCTAACCATCCTCTTTGTGCTTGA
- a CDS encoding phytanoyl-CoA dioxygenase family protein, whose amino-acid sequence MLSSEEIETYKANGFLLLPSILDAADIRRLMAAIDELLEYADRVADKQRIADYEPAEVGQKVPRRIFNPFEQHAAFREIATDQRIIDRVASLIGKNIGLQHSKLNMKAAKIGKAVEWHQDLTYFPHTNDDLVGVLIYLDEANLENGCLRVVPGQHGRYFDHTLPDGSFAGMITEDMSPASVGEPIPMEGGAGTVVMLHPLAPHYSAANISAKPRRLLIFEYRAADAFPIFNGEQVLHVESVTHHLCGEPAKFARFGGPAPAIWRPQGLPRSLFELQASSRKQLSQSAN is encoded by the coding sequence ATGCTGAGTTCAGAAGAGATTGAGACATACAAGGCAAACGGCTTCCTTCTGCTTCCATCTATATTGGATGCCGCCGATATTAGACGCTTAATGGCGGCGATCGACGAATTGCTAGAGTACGCGGATCGGGTTGCTGATAAACAGCGGATAGCCGATTATGAACCGGCTGAAGTCGGACAAAAGGTGCCACGGCGCATCTTCAATCCTTTCGAGCAACACGCTGCCTTCCGCGAAATCGCCACAGACCAGCGGATTATCGACAGAGTTGCATCGCTTATTGGCAAAAATATTGGCTTGCAGCACAGTAAGCTAAATATGAAGGCGGCCAAGATCGGCAAGGCAGTTGAATGGCATCAAGACTTGACATATTTTCCGCACACAAATGACGATCTTGTCGGAGTACTAATTTATCTTGATGAGGCAAACTTAGAAAACGGTTGTCTTCGAGTTGTGCCTGGACAACACGGTCGTTATTTTGACCACACACTTCCCGACGGCTCGTTCGCCGGCATGATCACAGAAGATATGAGCCCGGCAAGCGTCGGTGAACCGATTCCAATGGAGGGGGGAGCTGGAACAGTTGTCATGCTTCACCCTCTTGCGCCGCACTACTCCGCTGCAAATATTTCGGCCAAGCCGCGCCGCCTACTGATTTTCGAATACCGGGCTGCCGATGCATTTCCGATCTTCAACGGCGAACAAGTGCTTCACGTTGAATCCGTTACCCACCATCTATGTGGTGAGCCAGCGAAGTTTGCACGCTTCGGCGGACCAGCGCCAGCCATATGGCGTCCACAAGGGTTGCCGCGGTCTCTTTTCGAACTCCAAGCTTCTTCGCGTAAGCAATTAAGTCAATCCGCAAATTGA